GGGCACCCTTGCGGGCGTACGCCCCTCCGAGCTGGCGAACCTCCACGATGATCTGCGGTGAGTCCGACTCGGGCCCCGCCACAGCGAGCAGCCGCTCCACGGTCTCGTCGGTGAAGTCGGTGAGCAGCATGGCCGGGTCACGCACCGGCATCGGGTCGACGGGGTCGGCGTGGACGGAGTCCACCTCCGTGTACGGCTTCACGGCTGCGTCGTCGACCAGCACGGGCGCGACGGTGCGCATCTGATCGAGCAGCCGTGACCCGTCGTCGGGGTCGCCGACCCACAAGAAGCGAACGCTGATCGCCATCCTGCCGACGAGCGGGGGCGGAGCGTCGGCCGCGTCAGGCGGCACCTGCAGGATCGCGAACGACGTGGTCGCCTGCTCCGGCAGAGTCCGCGACCACGCCCGCCAGCGGTCGATGACCGTCGGCGCGTCCTCGCCGGCGAAGTAGACCGCGCCGCCGTAGAAGCCGGCCAGTGGCAGCAGGTCGAACTCGACCGCGGTTACGATCCCGCCGGCGCCCTTGCCGCCGCGCAGCGCGAAGAACAAGTCCGGATGCTCGTCGGGAGTGACCCGGCGCAGCACGCCGTCGCCGGTGACGACATCGAACGCGCGGACGCGGTCGGCGGCGATGCCGAACGTACGGGTCATCGGACCGACACCGCCGCCGGTCGTGTAACCGATGACGCCCACGTCGCTCGAGGAGCCGTTCAGCGGGGCGAGCCCGTAGGGCGCCGCCGCTTCGATGACTCGCCGCCACTTCACCCCGGCACCAACCCGCGCCCAACGCTCCTCGGGATGGATCGTCACCTCGTCGAGGTGCCCGGTGACAAGCAGGATGTGCCCTGCCAGGGAGCTCACCGCGCCGTGCCCGGTCGCCTGCACGCCGACCGTCATCTTCTGCGCTCGAGCGAACGCGACGGTCGCGGACACGTCCGCCGCAGACAGCGGCGCCACAACCGCAGCCGGGCGCATCTCCACGGCCAGGTTCCACGGCCTGACTAACTCCTCATACGTTGGCTCACGCGGCTCGGCGACGGTCCCGGGCACTCGCGCGCGCAGCTCGTCGAGCAGTGCGCGACGGTAGGCCGGGGTCTCGGTGCGAACGGAATTCATGACTGCCTCCAGGGGGACGAAACCGGGACCGGACATCAGGCCCCGGACCGGCGGTCATCCAAGCGGCGCGCTCTGCAGATCCGACAAAGACGACGTGGAGGCGGCGTGGAGAGTCGACGCCCCCAAGCCGGCTGGGTGGCGGGCACCGGGATCGGACTCGGTCTCGTGCAAGTCGAGCATCGGCCGGTTCCTGGCGAAGGCATCGGCTTTCTAGGTGGGTGACCGCCTCCTGCGCACCACCTTTTCGATTTCGACTACGAGGAAGACGATGGTCGACGCGGCGATGACGGTGGCGAGCTCTGCCGGGCGGAGGGAGGCGGTGTGGAATATCCCGTGTAGGGCGGGGGTGTAGATGAGTGCCAACTGGACGGCCACGGTTCCGGCGACGGCGGCCATCAGCCACCGGTTGGGGGCGTCTCTCGGGCGAAGCGTGCTGTGCAGTTCTGAGCGGACGGCCAGGGCGTGGCCTAGTTGGAGGAATGCCAGGGTGGTGAAGACCATGGTCTGCCAGTGCCATCCGGCTGCTCGGGCGATCGCTTGGAGCGGCAGGACGATGGCGGCCATCAGCATGCCGATGAGCAGGGCGTGCTGCCACAGACCGTGGGCGAATAGTGACTCGCTCGCGTTTCGGGGCTGGCGGCGCATGGTGTCGGGTTCGGCGCGCTGGAGCCCGAGGGCGATGGCCGGGAGGCTGTCGGTGACCAGGTTGATCCACAGGATCTGCACCGGGACCAGCGGCAGTGGCAGGGCGAGGATAGGGGCCAGGAACATGACCCACACCTCGCCGGAGTTGGTTGTGAGGAGGTAGCGGACGGTGCGGCGGATGTTGTCGTAGATGCGCCGTCCTTCTTCTACGGCGTGCACGATGGTGGCAAAGTTGTCGTCGGCGAGGACCATGTCGGCCGCTTCTTTGCTGACGTCCGTGCCGGTCCGCCCCATGGTCACGCCGATATCGGCCTGGCGCAGGGCGGGGGCGTCGTTGACGCCGTCGCCGGTCATGGCGACGGTCCCGCCGCGGGCGTGCCAGGCGTTGATCACGCGCAGCTTCTGTTCCGGGTTGACCCGGGCGAATACCCGGGTTCGCTGCACTCGCCCGGTCAGCTGGTCATCTGTGAGCCGGCGGAGCTCGTCGCCGGTCATGACCGCCCCGTCATCGATGGGGATTCCGATACGGGCGGCAATGGCAGCGGCCGTGGCCGGGTGGTCTCCGGTGATCATGACTACCTGGATTCCGGCGTCGCGGCACGCGGCGATGGCGGCCGCGGACTCGGACCGCGGCGGGTCGGCGAGGGCCACCAGGCCAACGAGGTGCAGGTCGGCTTCCGGTCGCTCGGGGATCTGGTCGAGATGCCGGTCGGCCAGGGCCAGGACCCGGAAGCCCTCGGTGGCCCATCGCTCCGCGGTGGCGGCGGCCCGAGCGCAGATCTCCCGCTCCTGGGTGCGGACCAGAGGCAGGACGGTTTCGACCGCCCCTTTGGTCGCAACCACGATCCTGCCCCCGGCTCGGTGAATGGTCGTCATCCGCCGGCGTTGGGCGTCGAAGGCCAGCTCGGCGGTGCGCGGCCACGCGGCGCGTATGACCTCCGGGTCGCTGCCGAGTCTGCCGGCAAGCGCCAGAAGCGCACCTTCGGTGGGGTCGCCGCTGAGCTGCCACTCGCCACCGGGTGCTGAAGGCGCCCGGAGCGAGGCGTCGTTGCACGCCGCGGCCACGAGGGCGAGCCGGGCCAGATGTTCGTCGTACGGCGCGGTCGGTGTCGGTGCGACAGAGCCGGTCGGGTCGTAGCCAGGCCCCTCGATGCGGAACTCGCCTGCTGCGGTCCATACCTTTTCTGCCGCCATTCGGTTCTCGGTCAGGGTGCCGGTCTTGTCGCTGCAGATCACGTTCACCGAGCCGAGGGTCTCGACCGCGGTCAGCTTGCGGACGATGGCGTGACGGCGGGCCATGCGCTGGGCGCCGAGCGCCAGGGCGACGGTGATGACCGCGGGCAGGCCTTCTGGGATGGC
This region of Acidimicrobiales bacterium genomic DNA includes:
- a CDS encoding FAD-binding oxidoreductase — translated: MNSVRTETPAYRRALLDELRARVPGTVAEPREPTYEELVRPWNLAVEMRPAAVVAPLSAADVSATVAFARAQKMTVGVQATGHGAVSSLAGHILLVTGHLDEVTIHPEERWARVGAGVKWRRVIEAAAPYGLAPLNGSSSDVGVIGYTTGGGVGPMTRTFGIAADRVRAFDVVTGDGVLRRVTPDEHPDLFFALRGGKGAGGIVTAVEFDLLPLAGFYGGAVYFAGEDAPTVIDRWRAWSRTLPEQATTSFAILQVPPDAADAPPPLVGRMAISVRFLWVGDPDDGSRLLDQMRTVAPVLVDDAAVKPYTEVDSVHADPVDPMPVRDPAMLLTDFTDETVERLLAVAGPESDSPQIIVEVRQLGGAYARKGAHPSAFVHRSAAYSVLAVGVALDPAVVPHAQRLFAALADWDTGGVWPNYGPPHDATSARRAYDEPTLARLAAVAERYDPDGVLAADAFVRGSAAATSISAPALAGSGGTCCGDRSDSVEA
- a CDS encoding cation-translocating P-type ATPase, giving the protein MLVAPSDRRTVTRPWQRPAAEVAEVDLGVDPARGLPGSLAAERLAAYGANQLGEDAQRPAWAVLAGQFINTMSAVLAAAAVVTVLIGDIEDAVVIGAIVALNGVVGFIQEYRAQRSMAALRRMAGDRATVRRDRFVIEVPAADLVPGDVVLIAAGDIVPADLRLVDAHALRINEAALTGESEPVAKGTDPLPGADGAILGDLVNMAFRGTAVTYGRAAGLVVATGQDSELGRIATLLHTHSEIPTPLERRLTGLARRLAAGAVAVCAVVFAVGVARGELVHTMFLTSVSLAVAAIPEGLPAVITVALALGAQRMARRHAIVRKLTAVETLGSVNVICSDKTGTLTENRMAAEKVWTAAGEFRIEGPGYDPTGSVAPTPTAPYDEHLARLALVAAACNDASLRAPSAPGGEWQLSGDPTEGALLALAGRLGSDPEVIRAAWPRTAELAFDAQRRRMTTIHRAGGRIVVATKGAVETVLPLVRTQEREICARAAATAERWATEGFRVLALADRHLDQIPERPEADLHLVGLVALADPPRSESAAAIAACRDAGIQVVMITGDHPATAAAIAARIGIPIDDGAVMTGDELRRLTDDQLTGRVQRTRVFARVNPEQKLRVINAWHARGGTVAMTGDGVNDAPALRQADIGVTMGRTGTDVSKEAADMVLADDNFATIVHAVEEGRRIYDNIRRTVRYLLTTNSGEVWVMFLAPILALPLPLVPVQILWINLVTDSLPAIALGLQRAEPDTMRRQPRNASESLFAHGLWQHALLIGMLMAAIVLPLQAIARAAGWHWQTMVFTTLAFLQLGHALAVRSELHSTLRPRDAPNRWLMAAVAGTVAVQLALIYTPALHGIFHTASLRPAELATVIAASTIVFLVVEIEKVVRRRRSPT